In the Mesorhizobium huakuii genome, TGCCATTTGCGGGTCACGAGCCGCTTGCGCCGGGTGAAGCGTCCCAGGCGCAGTGGGGCGAAATGAACGACCCCGCGGTATCGTGGAATGGCGATGCTGATGCGGCGCTACTATTGCACCTCCTGTAGCCTCGCCGTCATGAAGTCTATGAAAGTGCGGACCTTGGCGGAAAGGTATTTTCGGCTCGGATATACGGCATGTAGCGTGTTGGTGAACCCGATCGCGTCTGGAAGCACCATCTCCAGCCGGCCTGCTTCGATATCCGGCTCAACCATCCATTTCGGTAGAAAAACAAGGCCCATGCCCCGCAGCGCTGCAAGCTGCAAAATCGTCTCGTTCTCGCTCTGCATCACGCGACGGAATGTGACCCTGTGCCGTCCATCCGGACCTTCCAGCGACAGGCTGTCGCCGAGGTTGATCCCGCTGAACCAAAGCAGCGCGTGGCCATTGAGATCGGTGATACGTTGGGGTCGCCCTGTTCGCTCCAGATATTCCGGCGATGCCATGAGACGAAACTCGATCTGGGTCAGCGGACGGGCAACAAGGCCCGGATCGAGCCGCTCGCGCGACGTTGCCCGCAGAGCCAGGTCGAAACCTTCGTCCACCAGATTGACGATACGCCCGCTTAGATCGACATCCAGGCAGACGTCGGGATAGCGCTGATTGTAGGCGGCCAGTATGTCTACAAAGCAGGAACTGGCTGCCCAAACCGGCGCACTCAGTTTCAGGGTCCCACGGGGTGCCACGGTGACGTTGCCGACAGCCGCTTCCACCTCGTCAAGCCCTTCAAGCATCTGTTTGGTTTGATTGAAATAAAGCGCACCAGACTCTGTGAGGCTGACTCTTCGGCTGGTCCGGTTGAGCAACCGGGTGCCCAGGCGGTTCTCCAACTGCATTACGTGTTTGCTGGCCATTGCCGGCGAAATGCCGAGGCGATCTGCGGCAGCGGTGAAGCTTTTTAGGTCGGCGACGGTGCAAAACACCCGCAGGCTCGTCAACGTATCCATTTATCATCAACATCCAGGAAATGGTTCTTCAATATCAGCCAGATTGATCATTGAAGGAGAAAAAATCAAATTCTTCCGCAACGGACGCCCTTGGAAGGCAAGCTTTTCAAACGGCGCCCCAGCCGCGGATTTTGCGGTCACCTCATGAAGGACAAACCTGGTGACAGATTCCTTGCTCCCGACCTACTTCATCAGTCATGGCGGCGGACCCTGGCCCTATATTACGGGCGAGTTCCGCCGCAATTTCGACGTGCTTGAGAAGTCGCTGGTGGACATGCGCGCCGAACTCGGCAGCGCGCCGAAGGCGGTCCTCGTGATCTCGGGCCACTGGGAAGAGACTGGTTTTGCCATCTCGTCAGGTGTCAAGCCGGGCATGGTCTATGACTATCACGGCTTTCCGGAATACCTCTATAGCATCGCCTACAATGCGCCCGGCTCGCCGGAGCTTGCGAACCGTGTTCAGCGGCGACTCCTCGCAAGCGGCATCGAAGCGGCACTTGATCCAACACGCGGTTACGATCACGGCACCTTCAGCATCATGAAGCCTCTCTATCCGGACGAGGACATTCCTTTGGTCCAGCTTTCGCTGGATATGGGTTACGATCCGGCGCTGCATATCAAGGTCGGCCGAGCTCTCGCGCCTCTGCGCGCCGAGGGCGTTCTGATCATCGGCAGCGGCCTCAGCTATCACAACCTGTCTGCCATGCGCGGCACGGACGGATACGAGCCGTCCCGTCGCTTTGACGCCTGGCTCCAGGAAACTCTGATGCATTGTCCTTCCGAGAAGCGAACCGAACGGCTCATCGAATGGGAACGGGCGCCAGCCGCCCGCGCGGCGCACCCCCGTGAAGATCACCTCATCCCGCTGATGGTGGTGGTCGGTGCCGCCGAAGACGAACCGGGTGCCACGATCTATCACCAGAAGGACTTCGCGGGCGGGCTCACCGCATCGAGTTTCCGCTTCGGTCTCGCCCCTTCAGCCGCCCAAGCAAATGGAGATGCGCCATGATCAGCGAAACGTTCAAACCGATCGTCTATCTCAAGGAGAACTGCCCCTTCTGCTTGAAAGTTCGCCTGTTTCTTCTGGAATCAGGCCTGGCTTCGGAAGTTGAAAGCCGCGACTTCGTTTCCGGCACCGCGGGGGAGCAAGAAATCCGGACAGAGCTGCTGCCGCACCTCGATGAGGTGAGCTTTCCGTGCGCGCAGCTTGAGCCCGGTCGTTACGTCACTGAATCCGACGACATTGTTGCATTCTTCGCGGCAAAGGCGGGCCGCGATCCGGCCAGGCTGCCGGTCTACCGGAACTATGTCGATGGCGTCTTTGCCATGTCGATGAAGCTCTGGAAGGAAAACCAGGAACTGAAGAAGGCGGTTTCCGCCGCCTGACCACCCATCAACCAAATTGGAGATGTCATGCTTGATACCGTCAAATGGACGCCGCGCGTTCTTGCGATCCTTCGCATCATGACCGCACTTCTGTTCCTCGAACACGCGACCATGAAATTCCTGCAGTTCCCGGCCGCGATTCCGGGTGTGTCCTATCCGCTGCCCGCCATCATGATCGTTGCCGGCACAATCGAGGTGATCACCGCGCTGTTGATGTTCGTCGGATTTTACACGCGCCTCGCCGCCTTCATTGCTTCGGGTGAGATGGCAGCCGCCTATTTCATGGCACACGCGTCGCAGGGTTTCTGGCCGGCTCTGAATTTCGGCGAACCCGCGATCCTGTTCTGCTTCATCTTCCTTTATCTCGCCCTCGCAGGCGGTGGGGCATGGGCCCTCGAGAACGCTCGCCGCCCGGCCATGGCGTAAACGGCAGCATCTGGAAAAAGCAAGTGCCAAACCAGACGACCAGAATTTTGGAGACCGCAATGAAAGCCGCACTTCTCAAATCCTACGGCGACGTCGATCACTTCGAAATCGCCGATATTCCGACGCCGCAGCCGGGGCCGGGCGAGGTCCTCATTAAGATCGAGGCATCCGCGGTCAACCCATTCGACCTTGTTCTCCGCCAGGGCTTCATGGCCGAATTTATACCGCTGCCGCTGCCGGCTGTGCTTGGCGGAGACGCCGCCGGCGCCATTTCGGCGCTCGGCGAAGGCGTGACCGGTTTTGCGGTCGGTGACCGGGTTGTGGCCGATTTTCCGGCAAACGGCAAAGGCGCGCACGCCGAATATGGCGTCGTTGCAGCCACATCTGTCGCCAAGCTGCCTGCTGAACTAAGTTTCGAGCAGGGTGCCTCGCTCGTCAAAGCTGGCCTTACCGGGCGCCAAACCGTCGAAGCGCTGGGAGTCAAGGCTGGCGATCGGGTTCTGGTCTCGGGCGGCCTTGGCACGGTGGGACGGTCCGCGATCCAGTATCTCAAACAGATCGGCGCCAAGCCGGTGGCGGGCGTCCGGCGTGAGCGGCTGAGTGAAGGCCGCGACGTGGCGGGCGAAGCGCTCGATATCACGATCCCAGCCGCAGTTCCGAGTTTCGACTATGCCATCAGCGCCGCCGGCCCCGTAGCCGGCAATCTCATCAGCCATGTCCGCGACGGCGGCCATGTGGCCAGCGTTGTTCCGGTGCCCGAGGGCGCCAATGCCGGAAATCGCTTGGCTATCATTGAACTCTACCACCGCACCGATGCCGCCACGCTTAATGCAGTGCTGGATTCCGCCGTACGTGGGCAGCTGGTGATCCCGATTTCCCACACTTTCACCCTGGACCAGATTGGCGCGGCCCAAAAAGCGGTTGCAGCGGGCGCTCCCGGGAAAGTCGTGCTGAAGCACTGACAGCAAGAATATGGCCTCGCCGTATGTGACATTCGATTTTGGATGGCGCGTGTGAGGCCGCGAAGTCCATGTGGCGCGGGCGGCGAATTCCTGCTTGCACCAGGAAGCGTACCCGGCGCGTAAGGGCGTGCGCCGTCGACGACGTGGACGAGGACGAGGAGGACGTGATCCGCTTTGACCACGCCGGAGCAACCTACGCGATCTATCGCAGTCCAGAAGACGAGTTTTTCGCGACCGACGGCCTGTGCACGCATGAGTGCATCTGGCCGACGGCCTGGTGATGGACAATATTGTCGAATGTCCCAAGCACAACGGCAGGTTCGACTACAGGACTGGAGCGGCAAGAGGCGCTCCGGTTTGCGTGAACTTGAGGACCTATCCGACACGCGTCGACGGTGGCGAGTCTTTATCGAAATCGATTGAGATTTGGGGCCATGATCTTCAAGGAACAGGTCAGGTGGGAGTTCCTCAAGCCCCAGGAATTTCTCGAGCGCCAGAAACAGAAACCGGTCGTCTACCTTCCGATGGGCCTTTGTGAGCCGCATGGGCATGTCGCACCTTTCGGTCTCGACACGATCAAGGCCGACTGGCTGTGCGACGAAGCCGCTGACCGGTTCGGTGGCGTCGGCGCACCGACCATGGCCTACCACACCCATGAGACCGGCTATCACGCGCCTTGGCTTAAGGAGGTCATGGGCGGGGTCAATCCCAGGCTCGCGGCGCTGCCGCCGCATCTCCTGCTCGAGACGCTGCTCTACCAGCTGCGGGCTTTCCGCAACGCCGGATTCCAGGCGGTGGTTGTCGTCAGCGGTCACCATGGAAGCCAGGACGATCTCAGGATGATTGCGGAGGCATTCGCTGGCGCCTTCCCCATTCAGCACTTTGTCAGGACAGACCCCGAGCTCGTCAGCGGGAAATTCACAGGCGATCATGCGGGTCGATACGAGCTTTCGCAGCTTCTGGCGATCCGACCGGACCTCGTGGCGCTGGACAGGGCTGACCGGATCGGCATGGATCCGCTGGACGTTTCGCGCAGAATCCTGACCCCACTTAAACACCGCCTGTAAGAATATGTTATTATATCAGCACGTTAGGCGCGCGCCGGCGCGTGTTACCACTACATTTTGGGGATGATCTCAGGCGAGTTGTTCGTCGAGGTTGTGTGGCAGAGCGATGCCAGATGCCTTGAAGACGTTGCCCACTTGGCCCGTAACGTGGGTTCTGGTGGTGACGATGCGACCATCCTTTTCGATGGTGGCTTCCTGGAGGCGGTCGAGATCGCGTAGAAGCGGCTGCCATTCGGGCGTCAGGCCTTTGGCCCGGCAGAGGCGGTACAGTTCCTTGCTGAGTACGAGCCCCAGGAACGAGCAAAACACATGCCCGCGGATGGCGGCATCGGATTGGTGGAAGATCGGCCGGGTATTGAAGGTTGCCTTGGCGGCGCGGAACAGGCTCTCGACCTCGAGCAAATCGCGATACCGCAGCACGGC is a window encoding:
- a CDS encoding LysR family transcriptional regulator, which gives rise to MDTLTSLRVFCTVADLKSFTAAADRLGISPAMASKHVMQLENRLGTRLLNRTSRRVSLTESGALYFNQTKQMLEGLDEVEAAVGNVTVAPRGTLKLSAPVWAASSCFVDILAAYNQRYPDVCLDVDLSGRIVNLVDEGFDLALRATSRERLDPGLVARPLTQIEFRLMASPEYLERTGRPQRITDLNGHALLWFSGINLGDSLSLEGPDGRHRVTFRRVMQSENETILQLAALRGMGLVFLPKWMVEPDIEAGRLEMVLPDAIGFTNTLHAVYPSRKYLSAKVRTFIDFMTARLQEVQ
- a CDS encoding DODA-type extradiol aromatic ring-opening family dioxygenase gives rise to the protein MTDSLLPTYFISHGGGPWPYITGEFRRNFDVLEKSLVDMRAELGSAPKAVLVISGHWEETGFAISSGVKPGMVYDYHGFPEYLYSIAYNAPGSPELANRVQRRLLASGIEAALDPTRGYDHGTFSIMKPLYPDEDIPLVQLSLDMGYDPALHIKVGRALAPLRAEGVLIIGSGLSYHNLSAMRGTDGYEPSRRFDAWLQETLMHCPSEKRTERLIEWERAPAARAAHPREDHLIPLMVVVGAAEDEPGATIYHQKDFAGGLTASSFRFGLAPSAAQANGDAP
- a CDS encoding glutathione S-transferase N-terminal domain-containing protein gives rise to the protein MISETFKPIVYLKENCPFCLKVRLFLLESGLASEVESRDFVSGTAGEQEIRTELLPHLDEVSFPCAQLEPGRYVTESDDIVAFFAAKAGRDPARLPVYRNYVDGVFAMSMKLWKENQELKKAVSAA
- a CDS encoding DoxX family protein, which produces MLDTVKWTPRVLAILRIMTALLFLEHATMKFLQFPAAIPGVSYPLPAIMIVAGTIEVITALLMFVGFYTRLAAFIASGEMAAAYFMAHASQGFWPALNFGEPAILFCFIFLYLALAGGGAWALENARRPAMA
- a CDS encoding NADP-dependent oxidoreductase — protein: MKAALLKSYGDVDHFEIADIPTPQPGPGEVLIKIEASAVNPFDLVLRQGFMAEFIPLPLPAVLGGDAAGAISALGEGVTGFAVGDRVVADFPANGKGAHAEYGVVAATSVAKLPAELSFEQGASLVKAGLTGRQTVEALGVKAGDRVLVSGGLGTVGRSAIQYLKQIGAKPVAGVRRERLSEGRDVAGEALDITIPAAVPSFDYAISAAGPVAGNLISHVRDGGHVASVVPVPEGANAGNRLAIIELYHRTDAATLNAVLDSAVRGQLVIPISHTFTLDQIGAAQKAVAAGAPGKVVLKH
- a CDS encoding creatininase family protein, coding for MIFKEQVRWEFLKPQEFLERQKQKPVVYLPMGLCEPHGHVAPFGLDTIKADWLCDEAADRFGGVGAPTMAYHTHETGYHAPWLKEVMGGVNPRLAALPPHLLLETLLYQLRAFRNAGFQAVVVVSGHHGSQDDLRMIAEAFAGAFPIQHFVRTDPELVSGKFTGDHAGRYELSQLLAIRPDLVALDRADRIGMDPLDVSRRILTPLKHRL